From the Saccharomycodes ludwigii strain NBRC 1722 chromosome I, whole genome shotgun sequence genome, one window contains:
- a CDS encoding uncharacterized protein (similar to Saccharomyces cerevisiae YOR296W | putative protein of unknown function), translating to MNRAVSTSSTASTANSYGTLPSLDDSFSSILNDKSLLKECYQYTLKVILLEYINEPRFEGSIENNKENIQSKPIMYNSEQELEALKKIMPKLKKYLNDVAIQKIKMQKNEPLKRSLLKFYNDFFLTPGKKNNTKFEELIMYFSKAANGELHKLQNPNIHEQLFYQLSFFIDLLIKFVVETRLPYSNTINQRLNEYKESFDPKSNKKVTSFNQSNENAPVLKPTFKLAEITHCKYLLQLFGDLNELNLQQDVIKTMKNVDNNIFQQELMHYKDRLLKDKLSLENPGTFPTRQTYQAWKTRELNELNSLIRGNVKPSNTNLDRLIPENGRSLLLVLLVQIMKLENAFQSGMFALSSTALFLLNKCCKIWRCTTPSIKASLLYTATNMVYLTDEEINQPYIKAFFEFINNKLLLDNDDLTTETWCDLDARTWTLNLNYNFNQCMISLKYLITALFSNTKPKFSPVLNIYYVYLDSDPLFHQYLEENDIVSLWVNKKLKRVLYKTTEQYYISLIKQLPRDTSLEFYHIKELADTILTHIEAIQKKYPKPLLDMINLAVESGKILTQAFASDIGDILSMAENNLKATKKKIPITDSIATYNVLCELRGVYLQINKDAREFPFNLEGSFFKYLTTFCDEAADKILQVSESSIQQDKWVPITDDQLFSISVVDIFKMINETFEMFDKMGWENEYQINKLYTLLLKSVSIVVSDYTQNALNLILEDLQASDEPADENLIEDNTLPRENKASSAWIFSSMKHALTGNNGTATSTADTIAAAADKESLKPYEFKQRTCVLLNNLNEFINKLNDLEEKLDPEKISQVVVQYERQAKVEPNATTPPPHQLYTIRVMDAVDIKGCSSDGLSNSVVTLLDTKVQKEFARTQIIRKSVTPVWDEEFELDVPGKQTRLIQVNIWHHHNKKLSPLSKYTMLGKTSILLDPKRFSDDGFPEDITLDLDTQGKIHLQISLENEKLDALFCFGRSYRTLTRGIDRSISLMVDKFTKFVEFSISRNTLKTICGNHGIVKPTLNDTYDAINPLFDYLNSTLNILGSELSRDLLFKIMIRSWNVILKTADELLVPMLSTASIGYFHSIKSKSVWENAMASVSGGIKNYVPRYGRALSDIEMEVVFQWLRTLCIDFFHNKGEGPPMEDLNTQFYRNMMLIPVFYDKSIEELHGEIDRLIPKYIEYLETRNHLSGVVSHSHGHTLDNTGDNKLQKTQIVARKKTIIGNSSRRRRNEIEKQIKEQEQDTLEVTSQTTDVVLRVLLSKCDFGYVQKNLDARQRISKNIAAKRFLQTLLNK from the coding sequence ATGAATAGGGCTGTATCAACATCTTCAACCGCCTCTACTGCTAACTCTTATGGAACTTTGCCTTCATTAGATGACTCCttttcatcaatattaAATGATAAGTCATTACTTAAGGAATGTTACCAATACACATTAAAGGTTATACTTTTAGAATATATAAACGAACCTAGATTTGAAGGCTCcatagaaaataataaggaAAACATACAATCGAAGCCTATAATGTATAATTCAGAACAAGAACTCGAggctttgaaaaaaattatgcctaaattaaaaaaatatttgaatgATGTAGCAATTCAGAAAATCAAAATGCAAAAAAACGAACCATTGAAAAGAAGtttattaaagttttataatgacttttttttaacaccTGGCAAAAAGAACAACACAAAATTCGAAGAATTAATTATGTATTTTAGTAAAGCAGCAAATGGCGAGCTCCATAAATTACAAAATCCTAATATACATGAACAATTATTTTACcaattatcttttttcatcgatttattgataaaatttgttgttgaaacCCGTTTACCTTATTCCAATACGATTAACCAAAGATTAAATGAATACAAGGAATCTTTTGACCCCaaatcaaacaaaaaagtaaCCTCCTTCAATCAAAGCAATGAGAACGCACCAGTTTTAAAACCTACTTTTAAACTTGCCGAAATTACTCATTGCAAATATTTACTTCAATTGTTTGGCGACCTAAATGAGCTCAATTTACAACAGGatgtaataaaaactatGAAGAACGTagataacaatattttccaaCAAGAGTTAATGCATTACAAAGATAGATTGCTAAAAGATAAACTTTCTTTAGAAAATCCTGGAACCTTTCCTACTCGTCAAACCTATCAAGCTTGGAAGACCCGCGAATTAAATGAACTTAACAGCTTGATCCGCGGTAATGTTAAACCATCAAACACTAACCTGGATCGTTTAATACCAGAAAATGGAAGATCTTTACtactagtattattagtCCAAATTATGAAGTTGGAGAATGCTTTCCAATCTGGTATGTTCGCTTTATCTAGCACCGCACTATTTTTACTGAACAAATGTTGCAAAATTTGGAGATGTACAACTCCAAGTATTAAAGCTTCACTTCTTTATACTGCCACTAATATGGTTTATTTAACAGATGAAGAAATCAATCAACCTTATATTAAAgctttttttgaatttattaacaataaacTTTTGTTAGATAATGATGATCTAACAACTGAAACATGGTGTGATTTAGATGCTCGAACTTGGACGTTAAATTTGAACTACAACTTCAACCAATGTATGATTTcattgaaatatttaataactgcattattttcaaatacaAAACCAAAATTTTCGCCGGTATTGAATATCTATTATGTTTATTTGGATAGCGATCCTCTTTTCCATCAATATTTAGAGGAAAACGATATAGTATCATTATGGGTCAATAAGAAACTGAAAAGGGTCCTGTATAAAACAACTGAGCAgtattatatttctttaataaaacaattacCCAGGGATACATCTTTAGAATTCTACCATATCAAGGAGCTTGCTGATACCATTCTAACCCACATAGAGGCTattcaaaagaaatatcCCAAGCCGTTATTGGATATGATTAACTTGGCTGTAGAATCTGGGAAAATTTTAACACAAGCTTTTGCATCCGATATAGGAGACATATTATCAATGGCTGAAAACAATCTTAAGGCaaccaaaaagaaaataccaATTACAGATTCTATCGCCACCTATAATGTTTTGTGTGAATTAAGAGGCGTGTATTTGCAAATTAACAAGGATGCTCGGGAATTTCCATTCAATTTAGAAGggtcattttttaaatacttAACAACATTTTGTGACGAAGCTGcagataaaatattacaagTATCAGAAAGTTCGATCCAACAAGATAAATGGGTACCGATAACTGACGATCAATTATTTAGTATTTCGGTTGTTGacattttcaaaatgatTAATGAAACTTTTGAGATGTTTGATAAGATGGGTTGGGAAAAtgaatatcaaataaacaaattatataCGCTTCTATTGAAAAGCGTATCTATTGTTGTGAGTGATTATACACAAAATGCATTGAATTTAATACTAGAGGATTTACAAGCTTCTGATGAACCCGCTGATGAAAATTTGATTGAAGATAACACATTACCCAGGGAAAATAAGGCTTCTTCGGCTTGGATTTTTAGTAGTATGAAACATGCATTGACTGGGAATAATGGAACTGCGACTAGTACTGCAGATACAATTGCAGCAGCAGCTGATAAGGAATCCTTGAAGCCGTACGAGTTTAAACAAAGGACCTGTGTACTGCTTAATAACTTGAATgaatttatcaataaattaaatgatttGGAGGAGAAATTAGATCCGGAAAAAATTTCTCAGGTTGTCGTGCAATATGAAAGACAAGCCAAAGTCGAACCGAATGCGACCACTCCACCCCCACATCAACTTTACACTATTAGGGTTATGGATGCTGTTGACATTAAAGGTTGCAGTTCTGATGGCTTATCCAATTCAGTTGTCACATTACTAGATACAAAAGTCCAAAAGGAATTTGCCAGAACACAAATTATTCGGAAATCCGTTACGCCGGTGTGGGATGAGGAATTTGAGTTGGATGTTCCCGGGAAACAAACAAGATTGATTCAGGTTAATATATGGCATcatcataataaaaaactatCCCCATTAAGCAAATATACCATGCTGGGTAAAACTTCAATCTTATTGGATCCCAAAAGATTTTCTGATGATGGGTTCCCCGAAGATATAACATTAGATTTAGACACTCAAGGTAAAATTCATTTACAAATATCtttggaaaatgaaaagttaGATGCCTTATTTTGCTTTGGCCGATCGTATAGAACATTAACCAGAGGTATCGATCGTTCAATCTCATTAATGGTTGacaaatttacaaaatttgTTGAATTTTCGATTTCAAGAAACACCCTAAAAACTATTTGCGGGAACCATGGTATTGTAAAACCAACTTTAAATGATACATACGATGCCATCAATCCCCTTTTCGATTATTTGAACTCAactttgaatattttagGTAGTGAACTATCTCGtgatttattgtttaaaataatgattCGATCATGGaatgttattttgaaaacagCTGATGAATTATTAGTACCTATGTTATCTACTGCTAGTATTGGATATTTCCACAgtataaaaagtaaaagtgTTTGGGAAAATGCAATGGCCTCTGTTTCTGGTGGCATTAAAAACTATGTACCTAGATATGGCCGTGCTTTGTCAGATATTGAAATGGAAGTTGTTTTTCAATGGCTACGCACGTTATGTATTGACTTTTTCCATAACAAAGGCGAAGGTCCCCCAATGGAAGATCTAAATACCCAATTTTATAGGAATATGATGCTAATTCCAGTGTTTTATGACAAATCAATTGAGGAGCTTCATGGTGAAATAGATAGATTAATTCCGAAATATATTGAATATTTAGAGACACGGAATCATTTATCTGGTGTGGTGTCTCATTCACACGGCCATACCTTAGATAATACTGGTGATAATAAGTTGCAAAAGACCCAAATAGTTGCAcgtaaaaaaacaattatagGGAACTCTTcgagaagaagaaggaatgaaattgaaaagcAAATAAAGGAACAAGAACAGGATACATTGGAAGTTACTTCGCAAACTACAGATGTTGTTTTGAGGGTTTTATTATCCAAATGTGATTTTGGTTATGTTCAAAAGAACCTAGATGCAAGGCAACGAATTTCTAAAAACATCGCTGCCAAACGATTTTTGCAAACTttgttaaataaataa
- a CDS encoding uncharacterized protein (similar to Saccharomyces cerevisiae YIL082W | retrotransposon gene): protein MYLDNLDNDIKLNTPRSFDGRKDIYEISDFLATVHIQIATRNIENEATKIATLGRSLTGPAARWFVSYGTNNGFEGLTYDNFVVDFKNHFQGAADSFYLVQKIRELRMTRQVPIEEYSDRYFRLVDLLPDAYWSENAKIDQYLYGLPPNVVQYVRVVKPDSLQEAMETAWKHVMINMKSYKEPFPDLNSSRIMDPDAMELDAISDSRRSRQYNYTPNNANNNRFRPMARKTMSRSDCLRLGLCFRCKKGGHSSKECSQKNY, encoded by the coding sequence ATGTATTTAGATAATTTAGATAACGATATCAAGTTGAATACACCACGTTCTTTCGATGGAAGGAAAGATATCTATGAAATATCAGATTTTCTAGCTACAGTTCACATCCAGATTGCCACTAGGAACATTGAAAATGAAGCTACGAAGATCGCAACGCTTGGACGTTCCTTGACAGGACCTGCTGCACGTTGGTTTGTCTCGTATGGTACGAATAATGGCTTTGAAGGCCTTACCTATGACAACTTTGTAGTGGATTTCAAGAATCATTTTCAAGGCGCAGCTGACTCGTTCTACCTCGTACAGAAGATTCGAGAGTTACGCATGACCCGCCAGGTACCAATTGAAGAGTATAGCGACCGTTACTTTCGATTGGTGGATTTGCTACCTGATGCGTATTGGTCCGAAAATGCCAAAATCGATCAGTACTTATATGGTTTACCACCGAATGTCGTACAATATGTACGAGTGGTCAAACCCGACTCGTTGCAGGAAGCGATGGAGACGGCTTGGAAGCATGTGATGATCAACATGAAGTCGTATAAGGAACCGTTTCCTGATCTCAATAGTTCCCGGATAATGGACCCAGACGCCATGGAACTCGACGCTATAAGTGATAGCCGGAGATCTCGTCAATATAACTATACCCCGAATAAcgctaacaataatagattTAGGCCGATGGCACGTAAAACCATGTCTAGATCAGATTGTCTTAGGTTGGGTTTGTGCTTTAGATGCAAGAAAGGCGGACATAGCTCCAAGGAATGTTCCCAGAAGAACTACTGA
- the TIM18 gene encoding Tim18p (similar to Saccharomyces cerevisiae YOR297C | TIM18 | Translocase of the Inner Mitochondrial membrane), whose protein sequence is MLLFNPIRNQIPLYKNHIKLSAKSLISTTAKTMSIMYRRQLTSGTSSNISFKSRLSKIKLIPDFSKYKLISQPPGGVIGDVNEAYKPPKPDYFEGSYHWDYERLTAISLLPLTLFPFYCAFSSTTAMYPLLDTTLSTFLLIHVNFGLKSCIIDYIPKRKFGVWHTAAIRLLQLGSILALYGIYDLETNNNGIIDLLSQLWKDPETNLYIFGKSH, encoded by the coding sequence atgcTTTTATTTAATCCAATACGTAACCAAATACCATTGTATAAAAATCACATTAAGTTATCAGCAAAAAGTTTAATATCTACTACTGCTAAAACAATGTCTATTATGTATCGCAGACAATTAACCTCTGGTACCTCGTCAAATATATCTTTCAAATCAAGACTATCAAAGATTAAATTAATACCagatttttccaaatataaattaatttcaCAACCACCAGGTGGGGTTATTGGTGATGTAAATGAAGCCTACAAGCCACCAAAACCAGATTATTTTGAAGGTTCATATCATTGGGACTACGAAAGACTAACCGCAATATCACTTTTACCTTTAACcttatttccattttattgTGCATTTTCTAGTACTACTGCTATGTATCCGTTATTAGATACCACTCTATCCACATTTCTATTAATTCATGTAAATTTTGGTTTAAAAAGTTGTATTATAGATTACATAcccaaaagaaaatttggaGTTTGGCACACGGCTGCAATTAGGCTTTTACAATTGGGAAGTATATTAGCCTTGTATGGTATTTATGATCTAGAGACAAATAACAACGGGataattgatttattaagTCAATTATGGAAAGATCCTGAGACTAATTTATacatttttggaaaatctcattag
- the RRS1 gene encoding ribosome biogenesis protein RRS1 (similar to Saccharomyces cerevisiae YOR294W | RRS1 | Regulator of Ribosome Synthesis) translates to MSTNTSKYSHLPVTVEKSIPVSFDLGNLAVFDSIPIDKEAFDSSNPTRENHIKQVTRDNVQLLINQLLSQPIKNTTDSSKSTISLIQLPEPTTELPREKPLPKPKQPTKWEQFAARKGIKSKTKEGKKVYDEASGEWVQKWGYKGSNKKVESDWCVEIDEKLPTNEDGLIDPRTLNRQERKRLIKKNDLQHKRNLKNRAGAP, encoded by the coding sequence ATGTCCACTAATACATCAAAGTATTCTCATCTACCAGTCACTGTTGAAAAATCTATACCAGTTTCGTTCGATCTAGGTAATCTGGCTGTTTTTGATTCTATTCCAATTGACAAAGAGGCCTTTGACTCCTCAAATCCAACCCGTGAGAATCATATTAAACAAGTAACTCGTGATAATGTccaattattaattaaccAACTACTATCGCAACccattaaaaatactacTGATTCATCCAAATCCACAATTTCACTAATACAACTCCCTGAACCAACAACTGAGTTGCCACGTGAAAAACCATTGCCCAAACCCAAACAACCAACCAAATGGGAACAGTTTGCCGCCAGAAAGGGTATCAAATCCAAAACTAAGGAGGGTAAAAAAGTTTACGATGAAGCTTCTGGAGAATGGGTTCAAAAATGGGGGTACAAAGgttcaaataaaaaggttGAAAGTGACTGGTGTGTTGAAattgatgaaaaattaCCAACTAACGAAGATGGTCTAATAGACCCAAGAACTTTAAACAgacaagaaagaaagagattaataaagaaaaatgatttGCAACATAAGAGAAATCTAAAGAATAGAGCAGGTGCTCCTTGA